A region from the Sphaerodactylus townsendi isolate TG3544 linkage group LG01, MPM_Stown_v2.3, whole genome shotgun sequence genome encodes:
- the LOC125445626 gene encoding ADAMTS-like protein 4, whose translation MGTQRRDVVCITKLGSDFNVTDPSECRYREKPPSLQSCTGTGCEARWFSTAWSACSRTCVGGVQVREVQCLTQNRTLSRLCPPELKPAKKRPCNNQPCVADLDENCRDKYHNCPVIVQARLCVYAYYKTVCCASCTHALERRHTEPSR comes from the exons ATGGGCACTCAGCGCCGGGACGTCGTCTGCATCACCAAACTGGGCTCCGACTTCAACGTGACGGATCCCTCCGAGTGCAGATACCGGGAAAAGCCGCCCTCCCTGCAGTCTTGCACCGGCACCGGCTGCGAGGCCCGGTGGTTCTCCACTGCCTGGAGCGCG TGCTCCAGGACCTGCGTGGGGGGCGTGCAGGTGCGGGAGGTGCAGTGCCTGACCCAGAACAGGACCCTCAGCAGACTCTGCCCCCCAGAACTCAAGCCAGCCAAGAAACGACCCTGCAACAACCAGCCCTGCGTTGCGGACCTTG ATGAGAACTGCAGAGACAAATACCACAACTGCCCGGTGATCGTGCAAGCTCGCCTCTGCGTCTACGCCTACTACAAGACGGTTTGTTGCGCCTCCTGCACGCACGCGCTGGAACGGCGCCACACCGAGCCGAGCCGGTAG